Genomic segment of Nostoc sp. TCL240-02:
CTAGTTTGTCCCATTGTTTGGCAGTATAGCCAGTTTCTTCTTCGATTTCGCGCTGTATTGTTTCTAAAGGTTCTTCTTTTGCTTCCAAAGTTCCTGCCGGAAATTCTAATATCCGTCCCTGAATTGCAAAACGATACTGGCGCACCAGTACAAGTTTACCCTCTGATGTTATCGGTACAGCTAAGGCACCGCCGGGGTGACGAATACATTCCCATTCCCCTTCGGATTTATTAGGCAAACGCAAGCGATTAACTTCAAAATCAAACTTGCGCCCTTTATGAAACAAACGTTGTTTCAACAGTTGTGGTAATTCTCTACCTAATGGCATAGTAAAATCTGATTATCTGTGAATACAGAGGTGAAATCAGCGTTCTCCTGCTTTTAAGGATGGTAATTTTAATTGTCCATCAATAAATGCACATCAGAACAGTCTACCTCTTTCAGCAGTTCTTTAATAACACACCTGGATATTGGTTCTATCCAATCGGGGGCAATTTCTGCCAGTGGTACTAACACAAAGGCTCGATCCCGCATTCGTGGGTGGGGAATCTGGAGATTTGGTGTATCTACAATAAAGTCATCAAATAATAACAAATCTAAATCTAGAGTTCGTGGCCCCCAACGTTCTTGACGCACACGCCCAAATTGTTGTTCAATTCCTAACAAAATTTCTAATAACTGCTGGGGTAGCATCTCTACCTGCAATGTCACACAGCCATTTAGATAATCTGGCTGTGGTGGCCCCACAGCTTTAGTTTGGTACCACCTGGATTTAGCTTCTAAGAGAATACCTGGGGTTTGGGCTAAACTTTTGATAGCTGCTTCTAAAATTGTTTGGGAATCGCCGATATTACTACCAAGAGCAACGGCGCTTCGTCTGGGCTTTATTGCTGCGTAACCAGCAGCAGGCATTGCACTCTCCTTAAGTAAGCTTTTTTCAGGTCGTCCGTCTTGATACTTCGCTTTACTTGTTCCAAAAAATGCCAATAGTTTGCGTATTCCAATAGCTATTAAAAATTACAAGAAGTTTACAAAACTAAATTAATCAAATCTAAAAAACATTATTTTATGGTGAATTTAGTTAATTATTTATAGGATATTATACTAACACAATGGTGGTGTGCTAACCCCAAAGCTGATTGATGGTGGTTATTATAGTTACTACTTTGAGCGAGGAACTTACGTGGGGAAGCTTACCTCCTGGTTCAAGCGAAGACCAACTAATTTGAGTGACTCTGGACAAGGAGGAACAAATGAGAGCTTACCACGAGCATATATGGCGCAGGCGAGGCAGTTACTGAGCAAATGAAAATTTTACCATCTAGGATGAAGACCAATCAGGCAACTGGCGGTAAACCACTCTATCGTCGCTTATGGTTTTGGGCAGGCTTGGGTGTAGGTGGTGGGATAGTTGCCTTGATCTATGGCATCAGTCTAATAGACCGCACTTTGCCAGATCAGGCCGAGTTAAACGCCGTACTGAGAGAGCAAACACTGACCATCAAAGCTGCTGATGGAAGCATATTACAACAACAAGGTGAAGCTACCAGAGAACAGCTCAAGCTAGAACAAATACCAGATAATTTAAAAAAAGCTTTCATTGCCTCAGAAGATAGAAGATTTAGGCAACACAACGGATTTGACCCGCAGGGGATTGTGAGAGCAGGTTTAAATAATTTGCGATCGCAAGGTGTGGTAGAAGGTGGTAGCACCATCACCCAACAGTTAACGCGGATTCTCTTTTTGAAACAAGAACAGACAATCTGGCGCAAACTCAAGGAAGTCCGCCTAGCACAAAAAATGGAGCATGAATTAACCAAAGATCAGATTCTAGAGCGTTACCTGAATCTGGTTTATTTGGGAGGTGGAGCTTATGGTGTGGCAGATGCCGCCTGGGTATACTTTAGTAAATCGCCAGACCAGCTTACCCTTGCAGAAATGGCAACGATCGCAGGATTAGCCCCTGCTCCTAGCTTATATGCCCCAGATAAGAATCCTGAAGCTGCAATCCGGCGAAGAAATCTGGTATTGCAACGGATGCAAGAGGATGGAGTGATTACACCAGAGCAAAGGCAAGCAGCACTCCAAGAGCCACTAACCCTTAAAAACAGTTTACCCAAGCGAGTACAAGTAGAATCACCCTACTTTACCAGCTATATCCAAAAAGAATTGCCGAAGTACGTTTCTGCTAAGGTGCTGGCAAGTGAGGGATTAGTCGTGGAAACCACGCTGAACCCGGCTTGGCAGAAAGTGGCAGAAGAGGCGGTTGCCAAAACACTGCGAAATCAAGGACGCTGGGAGAACTTTAAACAAGCAGCAATGGTTGCCATTGACCCCCGGAGCGGTGAAATTAAGGCAATGGTTGGGGGAAAAGACTTTGGTAAAAACCAGTTTAATCGAGTTACCCAGGCACAACGGCAGCCAGGATCGACATTTAAAGGGTTTGTATATGCCACTGCGATCGCTAGCGGTAAAAGCCCCTACGATAGCTATGAGGATGCACCCTTTGTAGTAGACGGCTACGAACCGAAAAACTATAGTGAAAGGTTTCGGGGTTCAATGAATATCCGAGATGCTCTCACCCGCTCTATTAATATTATTGCGGTGAAGGTGTTGATTGATGTCGGATTTACGCCGACGATTAAACTTGCCCATGATATGGGCATAAAATCTGAACTCAAGCCCACCTACTCCTTGGCTCTCGGCTCAAATGAAGTAAATCTACTGGAGTTGACCAGCGCTTATGGCAGTTTTGCAACTCAGGGATTGCACACAGAACCTCATGGTATTACCCGCATCCTCAACCGCCAAGGTAAGGTAATCTGGTCAGCTAATTTCAAATCTAAACGCGCCCTTGACGCTGATAGTGCCGCCATCATGACTTGGATGCTACGTAACGTCGTAGAAGAGGGGACTGGTGCTGCTGCCCAATTAGGTGAGAGACCAGTTGCTGGCAAGACCGGTACTTCCGATGAAGCTCGCGATTTGTGGTTTATTGGCTACATTCCCCAAATGGTGACAGGGGTATGGCTTGGTAATGATGATAACCGTCCCACTTATGGCAGCAGTGGTAGCGCCGCTTACACCTGGCACGAATTTATGGAAAAAGCGGCTGAGGGGATGCCTGTCGAGAAGTTTCCCAAACGACCAAAGTTAGAAGGTCGCAAAGGTACTATCAAAGCCCAGTCCATCAAGCCCAAACAAGTGCTGAATCGTTCTATTGACTCTGATAATGACTCAGAAGGAGAAAGTGCTAGAAATTCTGAGGAGAGTGGTTCATCTAGGAGACGGAGGAGAAGGAGCTATTCTCAAGAAGAACAGCAATCGAGCGATTATACCCCAAGACGGAGAAGACGCGATCGCAGCGAAGAATCAAATTCTAGTAACTCTTCTTCAGAATCATCTACTCCCCGGCGGCGCTCTAGAAGAGTAGAATCTGATTCTCCCCCGTCTCCCAGAACTCGCCGATCTTCCTCTCCCGACAATAGTTCCGGTTCTTCCGGTTCTTCATCGCCACAACCATCCTGGCGCGAGAGACTTAGACCTTCTAATTAATGATGAGTGGGAATTGGGAATTGGGCATTGGGCATTGGGCATGAATAAGAGACAAGGTAGACAAGGAAGAGGGGGGAGACAAGGGAAAGATTTGTTCAATAATTCGCCCTTGTCTCCCTTGTCTCCCTCTGCCTCCCCTGCCTCCCCTGCCCCCTCCTCCCTGCTCCCTTCCTTTTCTGTACAATATGAAGTTGCTCAAACTAAACTAGGGGAGGATGTTAAGTGATACGCTCATTCTATAGTCTGTCAAGTAGTGTTACTTAACATTGGAGAATATACTCATGCATATATTGATGCAGGCAGCAGATTCAGTTGCAACAGGTGGTGGTCATTTTCCCTTTGCTTTCACCTTGGTGTATGTCGTTGGTTTTATTGCTGCTGTAAGCATTGGTTCAATAGCTTGGTACAACTCGAAACGCCCCGCAGGTTGGGAAAGCAAAGAGCGTCCTGATTTTGTGCCTAAAGTTGATAAAGAAGAAACTCCGGGTGTGGGGAAACCGAAGTAATAATTTAGTCATTAGTCATTAGTCATTAGTCATTAGACTATGAACTTTTGACTATGATTAGGTTTGTACGTCAACCCAACGACGGTAAAGCTTTTGAATTTGTTTGAGAAGTTTAGTCTGAATCGGTTGAGTTGAATCATTTGGCTTTGCTATATCTTGCAATTCTGTCAAGAGTCTAGCTTCTTCGACGGCGACTTCGCCATCGCTATAAATTAAGCCACTGATGGCTTCAATCAGATTTTCACAATCTTCAAGGCTGGGGCGATCGCCTAAATACTCCCGCACCCAGTCATAACATTCTTTTGGCTGTACAGGAACTAATTCATATAGCCAAGGCTTAATTTCTGGATCGTTAGCCAAACCTTTTGCTTGAGCTATTTCGCGGAGATATTGCCGTTCTTCTGGCTGGATTCTGCCATCAATCCAGGCTGCTCCAATCAGGATTTTAACTAAGTTTTTGACATTGGAAGGGGTAACCATTGCTGCCTCCTCTGGTAGATTCAGGCCACCATCAAATCGTACAATCCCAAACAGTATTCACTCGGAATTATTGGTTTTTCTTAAGCGAACCATAAAAAAGCCATCCATGTCCTGTCGGTGGGGCCAGACTTTAAACCAACCTTGAGGGGTGCTATATGCAGAAGCAGCCAACTCAATGCCCCTTGGAGGCTCAATTTGCCAATGAGGAGACGCAGCTAAAAATGCCGAAATCACTTCTTCGTTTTCTGCTGGATGCAATGTACAGGTGGCATAAACTAGTACACCACCAGCTTTGACAAAAGTTGATGTATGTGTTAATAATTCTTTTTGCAGCACCGAAAGTTCCAGGACAGATT
This window contains:
- a CDS encoding NUDIX hydrolase, giving the protein MPLGRELPQLLKQRLFHKGRKFDFEVNRLRLPNKSEGEWECIRHPGGALAVPITSEGKLVLVRQYRFAIQGRILEFPAGTLEAKEEPLETIQREIEEETGYTAKQWDKLGEFFLAPGYSDEIIYAFLARDLEKLETPPAQDGDEDIETVFLTPEELEKAILAGEAVDAKSISSFFLARPFLI
- the folK gene encoding 2-amino-4-hydroxy-6-hydroxymethyldihydropteridine diphosphokinase; amino-acid sequence: MPAAGYAAIKPRRSAVALGSNIGDSQTILEAAIKSLAQTPGILLEAKSRWYQTKAVGPPQPDYLNGCVTLQVEMLPQQLLEILLGIEQQFGRVRQERWGPRTLDLDLLLFDDFIVDTPNLQIPHPRMRDRAFVLVPLAEIAPDWIEPISRCVIKELLKEVDCSDVHLLMDN
- a CDS encoding TerB family tellurite resistance protein, whose amino-acid sequence is MVTPSNVKNLVKILIGAAWIDGRIQPEERQYLREIAQAKGLANDPEIKPWLYELVPVQPKECYDWVREYLGDRPSLEDCENLIEAISGLIYSDGEVAVEEARLLTELQDIAKPNDSTQPIQTKLLKQIQKLYRRWVDVQT